From Sneathia sanguinegens, the proteins below share one genomic window:
- a CDS encoding ABC transporter permease: protein MKNQHLQICPKITAGRYFTEDEINNGANVALIDRRKAKELFGNNAIGKQITLTDGTMNYVVTIVGT from the coding sequence ATAAAGAACCAGCATCTTCAGATATGTCCGAAAATAACAGCTGGAAGATATTTTACAGAAGACGAAATTAATAATGGTGCAAATGTTGCATTAATTGATAGAAGAAAGGCAAAAGAACTTTTTGGAAATAATGCAATAGGAAAACAAATAACTCTTACTGATGGAACTATGAACTATGTAGTAACAATAGTAGGAACAG
- a CDS encoding ABC transporter permease, with protein sequence MSEDAGSLLEVSFNPKYKSKGILEKEYFTDDDLEILKNFQSIVSATSATTIDKDIREKTKDDYVYTFPADKNYLSTMKPKITAGRYFTEDEINNGANVALIDRRKAKELFGNNAIGKQITLTDGTMNYVVTIVGT encoded by the coding sequence ATATCTGAAGATGCTGGTTCTTTATTAGAAGTTAGTTTTAACCCTAAATATAAATCAAAAGGTATATTAGAAAAAGAATATTTTACAGATGATGATCTTGAAATTCTTAAAAATTTTCAATCGATTGTATCAGCAACAAGTGCTACAACTATTGATAAAGATATTAGGGAAAAAACAAAAGATGATTATGTGTATACTTTTCCTGCAGATAAGAATTACTTATCAACTATGAAACCGAAAATAACAGCTGGAAGATATTTTACAGAAGACGAAATTAATAATGGTGCAAATGTTGCATTAATTGATAGAAGAAAGGCAAAAGAACTTTTTGGAAATAATGCAATAGGAAAACAAATAACTCTTACTGATGGAACTATGAACTATGTAGTAACAATAGTAGGAACAG